Below is a genomic region from Fusobacterium canifelinum.
ATGAGGTGAATAAGCAGGAACTCTAACAACTTTAAATCTATTATGTATATCATTTAAAGAAACATTGTTAAATCCAGCACACCTCATAGCTAAAAGTTTTACCCCATTTTCAGCCATAATGTCAATAGTTTCTTTATTTATATTATCATTAGCAAAACCACAAACGACATCATAACCTTTTGTTAAGTTAGCTGTTTCCTCTGTTAATCTAACTTTTAAAAAAGTCATTTCAAAATTATAATCTGCTCCATAATTCTTAAAAAACTCTTTATCATAATCTTTTATATCAAAAAATATTATCTTAGTTTTTTGCATATTTTTCCTCCCTAAATGTTCCCTTATTTAATTTATTATGTTTTAATTTTATCATATTTTTTAATAAATTTAAAGAAAAGCAGTTAGAAATCTACTTGATTTAGATAAATAAGTGGTATACAATAAAACTATGTAAAATTTATGTTGAAGGTGTAAAAATGAAAGTAGGTTTAGTTTTAGAAGGTGGAGGAATGAGAGCTCTTTTTACAGCTGGAGTTCTTGATGCTTTACTTGATGTAAAAGAATTAGATATTGATGGAATTGTAGGAGTATCTGCTGGAGCATTATTTGGAGTTAATTATGTATCTAAACAAAAAGAAAGAGCTATAAGATACAATAAAAAATATGCTAATGACAAAAGATATATGGGTTTTTATAGCTGGATAACAACTGGAAACGCAGTTAATAAAGAATTTGCATTTTATGAAGTCCCTTTTAAACTGGATATTTTTGACCAAGATAAATTTCAAAAATCAAAAATAGATTTTTATGTTGTTATGACAAATGTAGAAAATGGCAAATCTGAATATGTTTTAATAAAAGATGTTTTTGAACAAATGGAGTATTTAAGAGCTACATCTGCTCTACCCTTTGCTTCAAAAATAATAGAAATAAATGGCAAAAAGTATTTAGATGGTGGAATTTCTGATAGTATACCAATAGATTTTTGTGAAAGTTTAGGTTATGATAAAATTATTGTTGTTTTGACAAGACCTGAAAATAATTATAAGAAAGATAAGTTA
It encodes:
- a CDS encoding patatin-like phospholipase family protein, which encodes MKVGLVLEGGGMRALFTAGVLDALLDVKELDIDGIVGVSAGALFGVNYVSKQKERAIRYNKKYANDKRYMGFYSWITTGNAVNKEFAFYEVPFKLDIFDQDKFQKSKIDFYVVMTNVENGKSEYVLIKDVFEQMEYLRATSALPFASKIIEINGKKYLDGGISDSIPIDFCESLGYDKIIVVLTRPENNYKKDKLNFLYKLVYRKYPNLVERLINMGRDYEIVLKKIKDLENEEKIFVIRPPKVLKIGRLEKNENKIQATYDIGLNTGKKEINDLLKYLNK